In Nocardioides jishulii, the DNA window GAGCCGCTGGGCTGGCCCTCGCCGGCGCGGCGGCTGCCGCCGTGATCATGGCGATGAATCCCACGGAGCCACCCCTCGTCGCGTCCGACCCACATAGCGCTGCCTCCGTCCTGCCCACGCCACTGCCCGGGATGCCGGAGGGGCGCGGCGGGCCGAACGGCGAGGTGCCGCTGGGAGCGGGCGGCCTGCCGTTCGGCGTGCCCTTCCCGCCCGGGGACGTCCCCGCGCCCGGAGACCAACCGCCCGGCGCGGGTGGCGTCCCCACCGACGCGCCGAATCCCGACGGCGACCCCCCGAACGACGGCCCCGGCGGGCCTGACGGCCCCGGTGGGCCTGACGGCCCCGGTGGGCCTGACGGACCCGACGGGCCCGTCCCGCCGCCGGACGAGCCCGCGCCGACTGACGGACCGTCCCAGACTGACGGGCCGGCCCCCACCACTGGCCCTTCGCCCAGCCCTTCCGACCCTGCTCCGACGCCGGGCCCGGGCACCTCACCCACGCCCGAGCCCAGCCCGACGTCCGAGCCGTCGTCACCGACGCCGACGCCTGGCCCCAGCCCCACGCCCCAGCCGAGCCCGTCGCCGGAACCCAGCCCTTCGCCGTCGCCGGAGCCCTCACCGTCTCCGTCGCCGTCCCCTTCTCCGGACCCCTCACCGTCGCCTTCTCCGGAGCCCAGCCCCACGCCGACGCCTTCCCCCAGCCCTCAGCCCAGTCCCAGCCCCACGCCGGAGCCCAGCCCGACGCCCGAGCCCAGCCCCACGCCCACGCCGACGCCGACGCCGACGCCCGAGCCAACCCCGACGCCCACGCCGACGCCTGAGCCCAGCCCGACCCCTTCACCGGACCCGTCCCCGAGCCCATCGCCAGAGCCCTCCCCGAGCCCGTCGCCTGAGCCGTCGCCCACCCCGACGCCCGAGCCCACGCCGGACCCCACCCCGACGCCCGAGCCCACGCCGGACCCCACCCCGACGCCCGAGCCCACGCCGGACCCCACCCCGACACCCGAGCCCACGCCGGACCCCACCCCGACGCCGACGCCGACGCCTGACCCCAGCCCGACACCCACGCCGACGCCCAGCCCCACCCCCGAGCCCCAGCCGGACGTGAAGCTCTCGGCGACCTCCAGCCGCGGGTTCCTCAACCACGAGGTCACCGCGACGGTCTCGGGCCTGCCCAAGGGAGCCACCGCGACGTTCACCGTGCGGGACCACGGCCTCCACCTCTACTCGACGAGCACGCCGGGTTGCTCGTCCTTCCTCGGTGGCCCGGTGCGCTGCACCCTGACCGGGACCGGAACCGACCAGGTCATCACCTTCTCGGTGGTCCGACTGGCCGGCTCCCCCGTGCTCACCCTGACCGTGGCGAGCGACGACGTCGAGGACGTCGATCTCTCCAACAACAGCCTCGACCTGCACCTGCACCGAGACTCACGCGATGACTAGGCTGGTCCGGTGAGCCTGCTCCCCGAGACCCTCGATCCCTGGCCCGCGCCGCATGCCTCGTCGCCGGTCGACCTCGTCGTCGACCTCCCCGGCAGCAAGTCACTCACCAACCGCGCCCTGATCCTGGCAGCGCTGGCCGACGGGCCCTCGGTGGTCCGCAAGGCCCTGCGTTCGCGCGACACCCTGCTCATGGCCGCAGCCTTGCGAAGCCTCGGCGCCCACGTCGACACCGAGGGTCCCGACTGGCACGTCACGCCCGCCGCCTTCAGCGGCCAGGCGAAGGACGGGGAGCGTGCCGTCGACTGCGGGTTGGCCGGCACGGTCATGCGGTTCGTGCCGCCCGTCGCGGCGCTGGCCCCGGGTTCCACGTCCTTCGACGGCGACCCGCACATGCGCAACCGCCCCGTCGGCGAGATGCTGACGGCGCTGCGAGCGCTCGGCGTACGCGTCGAGGACGGTGACCGGGGCGGGCTGCCGTTCGAGGTCCACGGCACCGGTCGGGTCCGGGGCGGCCGGGTCGTCCTGGATGCCTCCGCGTCGAGCCAGTTCGTCTCCGCGCTGCTGCTGGTCGGGGCCAGGTTCGACGAAGGGGTCGAGGTCGTCCACCAGGGCGCTCCCGTCCCCTCACTCCCCCACATCGACATGACGGTCCAGCTCCTGCGCCAGCACGGCGTCCAGGTCGACGACTCGGTCCCCGACCGGTGGGCGGTCGCCCCCGGCCCGATCCGTGCCCGCGACCACCTCGTGGAGCCCGACCTCTCCAACGCTGCTCCGTTCCTCGCCCTGGCTGCGGTCTCGCAGGGACGCGTCGTGGTGCGCGACTGGCCCCGCGCCACCACCCAGGCGGGGGCGGCCATGGCGCAGATCCTCGAACGGATGGGCTGCGAGGTCGGGTTCGTCGAGGAGGGCCTGGCGGTCACGGGTCCCGCGCGGTTGCGTGGCATCGACGAGGACCTGCACGACGTGGGTGAGCTGACGCCGGCCGTCGCCGCCCTGTGCGCCCTCGCGGAGACTCCTTCCCGGTTGACGGGGATCGCGCACATCCGCGGACACGAGACCGACCGCCTGACCGCTCTCGCCACCGAGATCAACGGTCTCGGCGGCCGGGTCACCGAGCTCCCCGACGGGATCGAGATCCACCCCTCCCCCCTCCGCCCCGGCATCTTCCACACCTACGCCGACCACCGCATGGCCCACGCCGGCGTGATCCTGGCGGCAGCGGTCGAGGGCGTCGAGGTGGAGGACATCGCGACCACGTCGAAGACGTTCCCCGACTTCGCCTCCGTCTGGTCCGGCCTCTGGGCCGCTCGGGTCTGAGGGCGGGTCCACGAGACGATGAGCCACCGCTACGACGAGACCGACCACGAGAGCTACGAGCGACCCCGTCGGCGTACGCGCCCGCGCACCAAGGACCGTCCGAGCTACGACGACGCGGTGGACGCCAGGGTCATCACCGTCGACCGCGGTCGCTTCACCCTGGACGTCGACGGCCATCGGGTGATGGCGATGAAGTCACGCCCGATCGGCCGCAAGGGGGTCGTGGTCGGCGACCGCGTGCGCGTCGTCGGAGACGTGTCGGGCCGCGACGGCAGCCTCGCCCGCATCGTCGAGGTGACCGAGCGCACGACCGTGCTGCGCCGCACCGCCGACGACGACGACCCGGTCGAGCGCGTGATCGTCTCCAACGCCGACCAGCTGGTCGTCGTGACCGCACTCGCCGACCCGGAGCCCCGCCCCCGACTCATCGACCGCGCGCTCGTCGCGGCGTACGACGCCGGCATGGCGCCGCTGCTCTGCCTGACGAAGGCGGACCTGGCCGATCCCGAGCCGTTGCTGCGGACCTACCGCTCCCTCGGCGTGCCGTGGGTGGTCACGCAGCGTGGCGACGACCTGTCGGAGGTCCGTGCTGCCCTGCAGGGGCACACCAGCGTGCTCGTGGGTCACAGCGGCGTGGGCAAGTCGACCTTGGTCAACGCCCTGGTGCCCGACGCCCACCGCGAGGTCGGACACGTCAACGCGGTCACCGGACGAGGGCGCCACACCTCCACCTCGGCCTACCTCCTCGCGCTGCCCGACCACGCCGGGTGGATCATCGACACCCCCGGCATCCGCTCGTTCGGCCTGGCCCACGTGCAGCCCGAGCGACTCATCGAGGCCTTTCCCGACCTCGACGAGATGACCGAGGAGTGCCCCCGAGGGTGCACCCACGGGGAGGGCGAGCCGGAGTGCGAGCTCGACGAGGCGCTCGCCGCCGGCACCGCCGACCCGGACCGCGTCGAGTCCTTCCGCCGCCTCCTCGCCGCGCGCGAGGGCGGGCAGGAGTACTGAGAGCCAGCCGCAGCATCTAGCCTTGCCCCATGTCGATCTCCGGCTCCGGCTCCTCTGACTACACCGACGACCTGCGACTCGCCCACGTGCTGGCCGACGACGCGGACTCCCTGACGACGTCGCGCTTCAAGGCGATCGACCTCCACGTCATGAGCAAGCCCGACCTGACGCCCGTCACCGACGCCGACCGCGACGTGGAGGAGGGCATCCGCCGCACGCTGTCGAAGACCCGCTCCCGCGACGCGATCCTCGGCGAGGAGCAGGGCTCGACCGGCCACAGCCAACGCCAGTGGATCATCGACCCCATCGACGGCACCAAGAACTTCGTGCGGGGCGTCCCGGTCTGGGCCACCCTGATCGCGCTGGTGGTCGACGGCGAGGTCGTCGTCGGCGTCGTCTCGGCCCCCCAGCTGCAGCGTCGGTGGTGGGCCTCGAAGGGCGGCGGCGCCTGGACCGGCAAGAACCTGCTCAAGGGCCAGCGGATCGAGGTCTCCGACGTACGTCGCCTCGAGGACGCCTCCTTCTCCTACAGCTCGCTGTCGGGCTGGGAGGAGCGCGAGCAGCTCGACGCCTTCATCCAGCTCTCCCGTCGGGTGTGGCGCACCCGCGCCTACGGCGACTTCTGGTCCTACATGCTGCTGGCCGAGGGCGCCGTCGACATCGCCGCCGAGCCGGAGCTCGAGCTCTACGACATGGCCGCGCTGGACATCATCGTGCGCGAGGCAGGTGGCCGCTTCACCTCCCTCGCCGGCGACGACGGCCCCTGGGGAGGCAACGCGGTGGCCACCAACGGCCACCTGCACGACGCGGCGCTGGCCTTCCTGGGCAGCTCCGAGCACGACGGCAGTGACCCCGACCAGCAGTCCCGTGGGGCCGGCTCGGTGACTGAGCTCCGTCGACGCCCCACCTCCTGACCCGAGGCGGCACGCACGCTCACGGCCACACCGGCCACCACCGGATCGTTGCCACCCCTGTTCAGGACCGCCGCGGGGCACTACGGTGACCGCAAAGGTTCCTGGACAGGAGGAGAGCCATGAGAGTCAACGACGTGCTCAAGGGCAAGCAGATCCAGGAGATCGTGACGATCACGCCCGACGCCACGGTCGCCGACCTGGTCGCGCTGATGGCGCAGCACAACGTCGGTGCCGTCATCGTGAGCAGCGACGGCGCGGCCCTGGACGGGATCGTCAGTGAGCGCGACGTCGTCCGCCACCTGGGCGACGACAGCGGCATCCTGGATCGGACCGTCTCCACGATCATGACCGCCGAGGTCCACACGTGCGAGGGCACCGACGACGTCACCGAGCTCATGCAGCTGATGACCGACCGGCGCATCCGGCACGTCCCGGCGCTCACCGACGGCGCACTGACCGGCGTGGTCAGCATCGGTGACGTGGTGAAGAGCCGCATCGGGGAGCTGGAGTTCGAGCGCGACCAGCTCAGCCAGTACGTCCACACGTCCTGAAGGCCCACCCGCAAGCCACGACGCACGAGGCCCTCGCGCCGCGCGGGAGGGCCCCGTGGTCGATCAGGGTCAGGCGTGGATCTGCGACTCGTCCACCTGCGGCAGGGTGGCCAGCGACGCCTCGAGCTCGGCGTCCGAGAGCAGTGAGTCGCCGCTCAGGTTGCCCTTGAGGTAGGAGTCGAAGGCGCCCAGCTCGAGCAACCCGTAGCCGGACAGGCCGACGACGATCACCGGCTCGGTGCCCGCCTCGTCGGCGGCCAGCGCCTCCCGGCGGGCCTGGGCCAGCGCGTGCGACGACTCCGGTGCGGCGACGATGCCCTGCGTACGTGCGAACTCGACCGCGGCGGCGAAGCACTCGTCCTGGTCGAGGGCGACCGCTTCGACGAGCCCTTCGTGCACCACGTGGCTGACCAGCGGAGCCATGCCGTGGTAGCGCAGGCCGCCGGCGTGGATCGGGGACGGCACGAAGTCGTGGCCCAGGGTGTACATCTTCATCAGGGGCGTCAGGCCGGCCGTGTCACCGAAGTCGTAGGCGTAGGTCCCCCGCGTCATCGTCGGGCAGGACGACGGCTCGACCGCCACCAGGCGCGCAGTCTTGCCCTCGGTCAGGTTGCCCCGCAGGAAGGGGAAGACCAGCCCCGCCAGGTTGGAGCCGCCGCCGGCGCAGCCGATCACGACGTCGGCGCCGGACTCGCCGGCCTTCTCCAGCTGCAGGACAGCCTCCTGCCCGATCACGGTCTGGTGCAGCAGCACGTGGTTGAGCACCGAGCCCAGCGCGTACTTCGCCGACTCGTCCTGGGCTGCCAGCTCGACGGCTTCGGAGATCGCGATGCCCAGCGAGCCGGGGTGGCCCTCCTCGAAGGCCCGGCCCGACTCCGTCATCTGCGACGGCGAACGGTGGACGGTGCCCCCGAAGACCTCGATCAGGGTGCGTCGCTGCGGCTTGGTGTCGAAGGAGTGGCCGACCTGCCACACCTCGCAGGTCATGTCGTAGAGCGAGCAGGCGTACGCGAGCGCGGTGCCCCACTGCCCCGCGCCGGTCTCCGTGGTGAGCCGGTCGATGCCGTTGAGCTTGTTGTAGTAGGCCTGCGGCACGGCGGTGTTGACCTTGTGCGAGCCGGCCGGCGAACCGCCCTCGTACTTGACGTAGATGCGTGCCTTCGTGCCGAGCTTCTCCTCCCACTTGCGGGCTCGGATGAGCGGCGCGGGACGGTACTGGGCGTAGACCTCCTGCACCGCCTCGGGGATCTCGACGTAGCGCTCGGTGGTCACCTCCTGGGCGATCAGCTCCGGGGGGAAGAGCGCAGCCAGGTCGTCCGGACCCACGGGCTGGTGGGTGCCCGGGTGCAGCGGCGGCGGAGGGGGCGTCGGAAGGTCGGCGACGACGTTGTACCAAGAGGTCGGGCGCTCGTCGTCGGAGAGGGTGAAGGTCATGGGCAACGTCATCGGACATCTCCTGCGGTCGTGAGGGCCGGGCACGGCCCCGGCGCAGCCTACGTGGGGGCCGGCGGCGCCGTGGCCGCTGCTTAGGATGAACGTGGCGAGCACACGAGTGCCCGCACCCGCACCAACGAGAGGCAGCCATGGAGAAGCCCGAAGTCGACCCGCACATGGGTGACGCCCCCGCAGACCTGGAGATCACCGACCTCATCGAGGGCGACGGCGACGAGGCCACCTCCGGCAGCACCGTCTCCGTCCACTACGTCGGCGTGGCCCACTCCACCGGCGAGGAGTTCGACGCCAGCTACAACCGCGGCACCCCGCTCCAGTTCCGCCTCGGCATCGGCCAGGTCATCCAGGGCTGGGACACCGGCGTGCAGGGCATGAAGGTCGGCGGTCGTCGTCGCCTCGTGATCCCGCCGCACCTGGGCTACGGCCAGCGTGGCGCACCGGGCGCGATCGCCCCGAACGAGACCCTGATCTTCGTGGTGGACCTGCTCGCCGTGAAGTGAGGCGTACGTGAGCCGCCGTGCCCCACGTGGGGTGCGGCGGCTCTGTCGTCTCCGGAGGCGCCCGGCGATCACCAGGGCAGGTTGTCGACGACCTCACCGTGCACGACGCGAGCGGCCTGGCCGCCGAGCGTCACGACGTCGCCGTCGTGCAGCTGGCGACCTCGACGGGTCTCCACCTCGCCGTTGACGGCCACGGCGCCCTGCGCCACGAGCTCCTTCGCCTCTCCCCCGTGCTCGACCAGGCTCGCGAGCTTGAGGAACTGGCCGAGCCTGATGGACTCGTCGCGGATGCCCACGTCCATGGGCTCGGCTCCGGAGTCGGGGGGTGTCGTCATGGCACCAGTCTCCCACCGGGTGCCGGCGGCGCGGCTCAGTGGCCGAGCGCTTGGCTGACGGCGTGGATCAGCAGGCCGACCACTCCCCCGACGACCGTGCCGTTGATCCGGATGAACTGCAGGTCGCGGCCGACGTGCAGCTCGATCTTCTCCGCCGCCTCACGGCCGTCCCACCGCTCGATGGTGTGGGTGATCACCGCCGTCACCTCGGCGCCGTACCGCGCCACCACGAAGACCGCGGCGTCGGCCGCCATCCGGTCGAGGCGCCCGCGCAGCCCCGCGTCCGACCTCAGCAGGGTGCCGAAGTCGAGCAGCTCCACCACCGCCCGCTCCCGCAGGGCGCCGGAGGGATCACGCAACGACGTCAGGGTGGCGCGACGCAACGCGTTCCACAGGGAGACGACCGTGGAGGTGACCTGCGGGTGCTCGAGCAGTCGGTTCTTGAGGCCCTCGGCACGCGCCTGGGTGGCCGGGTCGTCCAGAAGGTCCCTGGCGAGCTGCTCCAGCATCGAGTCCAGCGCCTCGCGGGCATGGTGGCGCGGGTCGTCGCGGATGTCCTCGAGCCACTTCAGCGCCTCGGTGTGCAGCTTGGCGGTGACCACCTCGTTGAGACGCGGCGGCGTCCACCACGGCGCGCGCTCCAGCAGCACCTGGGTGAAGGTCTCGGGGTTCTCCACCAGCCACCGGTGCAGCTCGACGATCCCGAGGTCAACGAGGCCGTGGTGCACCCGGTCGTGGACGACCTCGGTCAGCAGGCTGCCGGCCAGCGGCGCGATCGGTTCGTCGCGGAACCGCGGGATCAGGGCCTGGGTGACGAAGTCGACGACGTGGTCGTCGCGCACCTTGCCCAACCCGATCGCCGCGACCTCGGACGCCTCGTCGACCACGCGCCGGGCGTGCTCCTCCTCCGCGAGCCACTCGCCGATGCGCAGCGAGATCGTGGAGGCCTCGACACGGTCGCGGATGACCTCCTCCTGCAGGAAGTTCTCCCCCACGAACTCCTCCAGCCCGCGCCCCAGGTCGTCCTTGCGCTTCGGCACCAGTGCCGTGTGCGGGATCGGCAGGCCGAGCGGGTGACGGAAGAGCGCAGTGACCGCGAACCAGTCCGCGATCGCGCCGACCATGGAGGCCTCGGCGCCGGCGTTCACGTAGCCCCACACCCCGTCGCGGCCCAACGTGGCGACGTAGACGATGGCGGCCAGGACGAGCAGGCCGACGGCGAGCGTACGCATGGTGCGCAGGCCGCGGCGTCGAGCGGCGTCGGCCTCCGGTTCCGGGGTCACGATGGAGATCGGCTTCCCCGACGAAGGCGTGGTGGTGTCAGTCATCGCCTCCATCCTGCCCTGCTCGTGAAAGGATGACGCCCATGCCACGCACCGTCCTCACGTTCGGCACCTTCGACGTCTTCCACGTCGGTCACCTGCGGATCCTCGAGCGAGCCGCCTCGCTGGGTGACCGCCTCGTGGTGGGGGTCTCCGCCGACGAGCTCAACCTGCGCAAGAAGGGGCGTACGCCGGTCTTCAGCGAGGCCGAACGCCTGGCGATCGTCAACGCCCTCAAGGTCGTCGACGACGTCTTCGTGGAGGAGAGCCTCGAGCAGAAGCGCGACTACATCCTCGAGCACCAGGCCGACGTGCTCGTGATGGGCGACGACTGGGCCGGCAAGTTCGACGAGTTCAACGACATCTGCGAGGTCGTCTACCTCGCCCGCACCCCCGCGATCTCCACGACCGCGATCATCGAACACATCGCCGAGCTGTGACGCCGGGCCCGCGGCCGGCCAGCGGCCCCGGGCGGGGACGCCCGGTCGTCGCGCGCAAGCACCCGGTCGCACTGGTCATCGGCCTGGTGGCCGCGCTCCTCGCTGCCCTCGTCGTTGCTCCGCTCGGCCCCCTCGGCGCGACTTCCGCGCTGGCCGACGCGGCGACCGACGCCCCCCGCGACGCAGCCGACGCTTCGACCGCACTCACCACGGCACGTGAGCAGGTCGCCGGCGTGGCTGCGGATCCCGACCCGGGTGCCCCCGGGACCGACCTGACCCTGACGCTGCGCGACCTCTGGCTCGCGCGCGGCGACCTCGACCGCGCCGGGCGCGCGGCCGCCTCCCGCCTCCTCTCCCGACCGACGGCCGCGACCGCTCCCGGCCAGTGGCGCTACCCCACGGGAACCACCCCGGAGCGCGTCTGCGGAGCCGACGTCTGCGTCACCCGGGTGACCACGTCACGGCACGCCGCCACCGACGCGTGGACGGCCCGCACTCTGGCGCTCGTCGAGACCACGTGGCGGCGCGTGGTGGACGACCTGGGCTACCGCGCCCCGGCCAGCGGCAGCGAGGCGGCTGCCGACGGCGAGGAGAGCACCGACGGTCGGCTCGACGTCTACCTCGCCGACCTGTCCCCGCAGGGCTACTACGGCTTCTGCGCGCCGGAGGACCTGGTGGCCGGGGAGCACGCCCGCGCCACGTCGTACTGCGTCCTGGACAACGACATGCTGGGTCTCGGCGGGCGCCCGAACGACGCCCTGGCTGCGACGGTGGCCCACGAGTTCTTCCACGCGGTGCAGTTCAACTACGACCTCTCCGAGGACACGTGGTTCATGGAGGCCTCCGCCACCTGGATGGAGGAGGTCGTCTTCGACGGCGTCAACGACAACCGGCAGTTCCTCGCCAAGGGACAGCTCGGCTCCCCCACCACGCCGCTCGACGCCGAGTCGGGGCACTACGGCAACTGGATCTTCGTGCAGTTCCTCGCCCAGCGGTTCGGTGCCCCCGCGGTCCGCCGCGTCTGGGAACGCCTCGACGCCTCCCGCGGCGCCCCTGACGAGTGGTCGCTGAAGGGCGTGCGGTCGGTGCTCGCCAGCCGCGGGGCGGCCTGGCCAGCGTTCTACTCCGACTTCACCCGCGCCAACCTCCGACCAGGACGCCACTACCGCGAGGGTGGGGCCTACCGCAGCGCGCCGGTGACCGACCGCCTCCGCCTCGGTCGGGCCCAGCGGACCGCCTCGCGCGCAGCGAGGCTGCCACACCTGTCCTCACGCACCACGCAGGTCACGGTCGGAGCACTGCCGCGTGGGCGTCGTACGTTGCGCCTCGAGGTACGGGCCACCCGCGCGACGTACGCCCGGGTCTCGGTGCTCGTGCACCGGGCCGACGGGTCGGTACGCCTGCGGCGCCTCAAGCTGGACGGTGCGGGGCGGGCCAGGGCGCGGTTCCCCGCCTCCTCCACGAAGGTGCGGCGCCTGGTCGTGCTCACCACCCACACGGCCGCCGACCACCGCCGCTGCGGCCGAAACTCCGGCTGGGC includes these proteins:
- a CDS encoding sigma-70 family RNA polymerase sigma factor, with the translated sequence MTSALPLIDEPGDAELISAVRGGDLDAYGLLYARHVEAARRLARQLAQRADAEDLVAEAFAKVLGVLQRGGGPDVAFRAYLLTALRSLRVDKARASSKVQPTDDLEPFDPGVPFRDTAVEGFESAAAARAFASLPERWQLVLWHTEVEGQKPADVAPLLGMTPNSVSALAYRAREGLRQAFLNEHANEIEGDTCRWVHQTMGAYIRNGTSRRDSAKVESHLDECRGCMAIYLELTEVNNNLAGILAPLLLGGLATAYVGSAAAGGAGAASSFSSAAGRVRDAVMGNTVATVAAGAAGLALAGAAAAAVIMAMNPTEPPLVASDPHSAASVLPTPLPGMPEGRGGPNGEVPLGAGGLPFGVPFPPGDVPAPGDQPPGAGGVPTDAPNPDGDPPNDGPGGPDGPGGPDGPGGPDGPDGPVPPPDEPAPTDGPSQTDGPAPTTGPSPSPSDPAPTPGPGTSPTPEPSPTSEPSSPTPTPGPSPTPQPSPSPEPSPSPSPEPSPSPSPSPSPDPSPSPSPEPSPTPTPSPSPQPSPSPTPEPSPTPEPSPTPTPTPTPTPEPTPTPTPTPEPSPTPSPDPSPSPSPEPSPSPSPEPSPTPTPEPTPDPTPTPEPTPDPTPTPEPTPDPTPTPEPTPDPTPTPTPTPDPSPTPTPTPSPTPEPQPDVKLSATSSRGFLNHEVTATVSGLPKGATATFTVRDHGLHLYSTSTPGCSSFLGGPVRCTLTGTGTDQVITFSVVRLAGSPVLTLTVASDDVEDVDLSNNSLDLHLHRDSRDD
- the aroA gene encoding 3-phosphoshikimate 1-carboxyvinyltransferase — translated: MSLLPETLDPWPAPHASSPVDLVVDLPGSKSLTNRALILAALADGPSVVRKALRSRDTLLMAAALRSLGAHVDTEGPDWHVTPAAFSGQAKDGERAVDCGLAGTVMRFVPPVAALAPGSTSFDGDPHMRNRPVGEMLTALRALGVRVEDGDRGGLPFEVHGTGRVRGGRVVLDASASSQFVSALLLVGARFDEGVEVVHQGAPVPSLPHIDMTVQLLRQHGVQVDDSVPDRWAVAPGPIRARDHLVEPDLSNAAPFLALAAVSQGRVVVRDWPRATTQAGAAMAQILERMGCEVGFVEEGLAVTGPARLRGIDEDLHDVGELTPAVAALCALAETPSRLTGIAHIRGHETDRLTALATEINGLGGRVTELPDGIEIHPSPLRPGIFHTYADHRMAHAGVILAAAVEGVEVEDIATTSKTFPDFASVWSGLWAARV
- the rsgA gene encoding ribosome small subunit-dependent GTPase A, coding for MSHRYDETDHESYERPRRRTRPRTKDRPSYDDAVDARVITVDRGRFTLDVDGHRVMAMKSRPIGRKGVVVGDRVRVVGDVSGRDGSLARIVEVTERTTVLRRTADDDDPVERVIVSNADQLVVVTALADPEPRPRLIDRALVAAYDAGMAPLLCLTKADLADPEPLLRTYRSLGVPWVVTQRGDDLSEVRAALQGHTSVLVGHSGVGKSTLVNALVPDAHREVGHVNAVTGRGRHTSTSAYLLALPDHAGWIIDTPGIRSFGLAHVQPERLIEAFPDLDEMTEECPRGCTHGEGEPECELDEALAAGTADPDRVESFRRLLAAREGGQEY
- the hisN gene encoding histidinol-phosphatase; protein product: MSISGSGSSDYTDDLRLAHVLADDADSLTTSRFKAIDLHVMSKPDLTPVTDADRDVEEGIRRTLSKTRSRDAILGEEQGSTGHSQRQWIIDPIDGTKNFVRGVPVWATLIALVVDGEVVVGVVSAPQLQRRWWASKGGGAWTGKNLLKGQRIEVSDVRRLEDASFSYSSLSGWEEREQLDAFIQLSRRVWRTRAYGDFWSYMLLAEGAVDIAAEPELELYDMAALDIIVREAGGRFTSLAGDDGPWGGNAVATNGHLHDAALAFLGSSEHDGSDPDQQSRGAGSVTELRRRPTS
- a CDS encoding CBS domain-containing protein, whose amino-acid sequence is MRVNDVLKGKQIQEIVTITPDATVADLVALMAQHNVGAVIVSSDGAALDGIVSERDVVRHLGDDSGILDRTVSTIMTAEVHTCEGTDDVTELMQLMTDRRIRHVPALTDGALTGVVSIGDVVKSRIGELEFERDQLSQYVHTS
- a CDS encoding TrpB-like pyridoxal phosphate-dependent enzyme, with amino-acid sequence MTLPMTFTLSDDERPTSWYNVVADLPTPPPPPLHPGTHQPVGPDDLAALFPPELIAQEVTTERYVEIPEAVQEVYAQYRPAPLIRARKWEEKLGTKARIYVKYEGGSPAGSHKVNTAVPQAYYNKLNGIDRLTTETGAGQWGTALAYACSLYDMTCEVWQVGHSFDTKPQRRTLIEVFGGTVHRSPSQMTESGRAFEEGHPGSLGIAISEAVELAAQDESAKYALGSVLNHVLLHQTVIGQEAVLQLEKAGESGADVVIGCAGGGSNLAGLVFPFLRGNLTEGKTARLVAVEPSSCPTMTRGTYAYDFGDTAGLTPLMKMYTLGHDFVPSPIHAGGLRYHGMAPLVSHVVHEGLVEAVALDQDECFAAAVEFARTQGIVAAPESSHALAQARREALAADEAGTEPVIVVGLSGYGLLELGAFDSYLKGNLSGDSLLSDAELEASLATLPQVDESQIHA
- a CDS encoding FKBP-type peptidyl-prolyl cis-trans isomerase, which gives rise to MEKPEVDPHMGDAPADLEITDLIEGDGDEATSGSTVSVHYVGVAHSTGEEFDASYNRGTPLQFRLGIGQVIQGWDTGVQGMKVGGRRRLVIPPHLGYGQRGAPGAIAPNETLIFVVDLLAVK
- a CDS encoding RNA-binding S4 domain-containing protein, whose product is MDVGIRDESIRLGQFLKLASLVEHGGEAKELVAQGAVAVNGEVETRRGRQLHDGDVVTLGGQAARVVHGEVVDNLPW
- a CDS encoding DUF445 domain-containing protein; the protein is MTDTTTPSSGKPISIVTPEPEADAARRRGLRTMRTLAVGLLVLAAIVYVATLGRDGVWGYVNAGAEASMVGAIADWFAVTALFRHPLGLPIPHTALVPKRKDDLGRGLEEFVGENFLQEEVIRDRVEASTISLRIGEWLAEEEHARRVVDEASEVAAIGLGKVRDDHVVDFVTQALIPRFRDEPIAPLAGSLLTEVVHDRVHHGLVDLGIVELHRWLVENPETFTQVLLERAPWWTPPRLNEVVTAKLHTEALKWLEDIRDDPRHHAREALDSMLEQLARDLLDDPATQARAEGLKNRLLEHPQVTSTVVSLWNALRRATLTSLRDPSGALRERAVVELLDFGTLLRSDAGLRGRLDRMAADAAVFVVARYGAEVTAVITHTIERWDGREAAEKIELHVGRDLQFIRINGTVVGGVVGLLIHAVSQALGH
- a CDS encoding adenylyltransferase/cytidyltransferase family protein; the encoded protein is MPRTVLTFGTFDVFHVGHLRILERAASLGDRLVVGVSADELNLRKKGRTPVFSEAERLAIVNALKVVDDVFVEESLEQKRDYILEHQADVLVMGDDWAGKFDEFNDICEVVYLARTPAISTTAIIEHIAEL
- a CDS encoding MXAN_6640 family putative metalloprotease; its protein translation is MTPGPRPASGPGRGRPVVARKHPVALVIGLVAALLAALVVAPLGPLGATSALADAATDAPRDAADASTALTTAREQVAGVAADPDPGAPGTDLTLTLRDLWLARGDLDRAGRAAASRLLSRPTAATAPGQWRYPTGTTPERVCGADVCVTRVTTSRHAATDAWTARTLALVETTWRRVVDDLGYRAPASGSEAAADGEESTDGRLDVYLADLSPQGYYGFCAPEDLVAGEHARATSYCVLDNDMLGLGGRPNDALAATVAHEFFHAVQFNYDLSEDTWFMEASATWMEEVVFDGVNDNRQFLAKGQLGSPTTPLDAESGHYGNWIFVQFLAQRFGAPAVRRVWERLDASRGAPDEWSLKGVRSVLASRGAAWPAFYSDFTRANLRPGRHYREGGAYRSAPVTDRLRLGRAQRTASRAARLPHLSSRTTQVTVGALPRGRRTLRLEVRATRATYARVSVLVHRADGSVRLRRLKLDGAGRARARFPASSTKVRRLVVLTTHTAADHRRCGRNSGWACGGDPVGELAVRVTARLVR